From the genome of Hippoglossus stenolepis isolate QCI-W04-F060 chromosome 13, HSTE1.2, whole genome shotgun sequence:
ATGCACTGCTAAAGCTTACTGGGACAGAGCCTTTTCTCAATGTAAGTTACACCTCTTCTTTTTATGCTATGACAAgccaaaatgtctgctgtgaaaaagttCTATAGCATTAGGCTgaagttaatttatttttggATATGGCTCTGGTTTATTTAGGTAAAGTGCCAGTGGATCAATAGATgaaatactgtaatatatacatttagCTTTATAAGgtcattttcatctgttgtccctTGCCAGTTTTTACAAGGCAAcctgaagtgaaataaaataaaattacccgtcttatataattacaaatatctaTGGATAATAATGTGTTCCACCTCCTTATGAGCAGTGTCCTTCTGCAGCATGGATATAGATGTAATTTAAAATGGAAGGTTGTATGAATCCATGACCTGTGTAACAATTACCTGTGGGGTAAAATGCTGTCGTAggctgctgcatctgctgcatCTGCGCATTGGCCAGAGCCTGATGGTAGTGCAAAAAACTGGGGCTAAGGAGAGAGCTGACCCAGCCGCTCTTCTCTAGGGCTTGTCTCTTTGGTAGGGATTGCAGGATACTGTGGGGAAAGGCCTGAAAAGGGACAAGAGCAGACTTCAAACACCAAAATCTCCCACAATTCCAGTCTCTCTCTATTCAGCTACATTTTACACACCCTTAATATTTAGTATTCACAAATACAACTACATGAATAAACAATAAAGGTGGCTGTTATTACAAGATGGAAAAAATAATAAGGCATAGTTGTAGAATAcagaatatgaatggaataatgTATTCACCAAGATTTAACAACTTAAGCACTTAAAGATACTGATGTTGACTGTCTACACAAAGACTACATGAAACTTGAAGAGGCCACAGTGACaaaaattaaaagtttttttacagtacaattAACAGCTACATGCAAAGCAAAAGGTGAAAATACCAGGTCTACAGTTGCCTCGAGGGGTCGCTTCATTGCTTTGGCAGTCGACTGAGTCTTTTAATAGCAGGCAGCGAGCACATGATGGCAGTGGGCCAATGGGATTCAAGCGTATTAACATACAGGTAACAGCAAGCAGAGGTGCATCATGGGGGACAGCATTGTGGATAGGTGAGaaggggaaaacaaaacaaaataatctgaATGTAGTATAccacataaaacacaatatgCATGCACAGTaaacaaaataatcaattaaaggAAACACTAACTTAAGATTTCTGAATTAGTAGTTGAGCAGAATTGGCAGCTATGGCAACCAACACTTACAATGATATGGTACAGTCCTGTACACTGTTTACATTGTATATTGATCAACTTCTTACACTTGATCAGGACTTTATATTATAATCAAAACACTATGACTACCATGATGCAATTACAGCCTGACTGATTTATCGGTTGGATGttgaaatttgaaatataaatataaaaaaatatgatatattttcttaattcaagttctatatatttggttgaatttgggttttctttctttttgtatttggtTAAACTGTGAGATATCAAGCCTCAATAGAaatgtctttgtcataaggATTTGATAACATCATCTTAGGAATCTTAGAAAATCcatatcggtcaggctctagATGCAATCAGGTCAACAATGCACACAATcatgattttaaaatacataaattgtttttttaaaccttatAGGAAGAATGTAATACAATTGTATTCattgttaaatgaaaaatgtcctgGTTTTATGAGAGTTAGTCACAAGGATCAATAATCTTACTGGCAGAGGCTTCCTCTATGTCTATACAAAACCTATtatacatactgtatagtacAGTATAAAAATGTTCATCAATACTTTTCTCTATTAACTACAATGATCTGCTTTCAATGGGCCTGTTTAAAGACACAATCattgaaatgtaaatcaaaaCGACGTCTCCActacaaaaactaaacaatgcAAGCCTGCTACTGGTTTCAATTTGATTGACGGGTCTTTTAATAAAGGGACAAAGCCCATCATTAATCTGAATTTCAACTAATCCCATCCTTAATATTAATGTGTTGCGATTTACATTTGTAGCGTTTGTAAACACCGGATTAAAACAGCCGTATGTTCTTAAATATTcaatgagagagagataaagtgaAGGTTTTCCATTTAttactaaaatatataaatatacccTAAAATTGATCTGGTCTTCAGATTTCTTCAGTATTAAATTAATTCAGTAGTAGATATTCATCTAACTGCTGATAGCAAATTTAGTTAACATTTTGCCAAAGAAAACATGTTATCACAGTAGGAAAGGCACAATACTAATGTTATCACTGTGGCAAGAGATAATGTCTGCTATGAAAAATGGTCATTGTatttctttcaaatgaaaagactTTTCAGAGGGAAAATTCGGTGTCTTACcgcggctgctgcagctgcggCCTGGGCTGCGAcggctgactgactgacttgttgttgttgactgGACTTGATTTTGGCCTGCAAGTGTGCAGGCGGGTGAAAATACTTGCACTTCTCCCGGGAGCAGCGGCTCTTGATATAGTCCATGCAAACAGTGACAGTGTTGTCAGTGGTGTCAATCATGGGACTGTCGCTGGGGTGAGCAAAGCGGCAATCTGTCTCCCCTCTCGCACAGTTCCCCCGCTGAAACTCGCGACAGACCTGAGAGGAGCAGTTATAAAGACAGCGAGAGGAATTCAACTCTCAAGATTAGGCCAGATAAGGTTATTACCTGGATAAGTACTGATATCTTTAATTAGGAATTTCATATGGTGCTTAATTTTACCTCTAGTTTGTCTGAACGCTGCAGCTTctgtgagggagaggaagaggaggaagaagaggaactGTGGACTGTCAAAGGTTGACTCCCGGGAACAAGAACTGAGGTGTTTTGGAGGATGTCTGAGGGAACCAGGCTCATTCCATGGCTCAATGGTGTCATGTATGAACCATAACCAAGACCGGAATTTGTGCCAAGTCCCTGtgtaacaggaaaaaaaaacaggctttcAGGGAAGATTTAATATATTACAAGTGAGATGTTCATTGACCTTCAGGGCGTTAAGGCTTAAAAAGCCATgatgtttgtgtacttgttgttttttacatcttgggaacgAGCAATCTTTTCTTCATATCCTGCAAGATGCCACAAATgtgctaaaaaacaaaaaggaaaactccTCTACtagcaatgggaaaggagtcaattgccCTTTTTTAGGGGTTTTACgcatgtttaaaacatttgcaTATACCTGGTAAAATTGGTGCATTAGGACCTTACCACAGGCTGCAGACTAGGTCCAGGCATCACAAGCTGCATCTGTTGGGCGAgtacagcagctgcagtcttctgctggattaAATTGTTGCGCCCATTTATCTCTAACTGGGTTTTTAAGTGCGAAGGTGGATGAAGGTACTTGCAGTTTTCTCTTGAGCATCGGCCCTGGATTCAGAGCAAATACAAAAGCATTAGGAAGACTCAAGATCGAGACGGACATAATGTTACAGTGACTCCTTgaaacagaggggaaaaaaaactttttatcaACTTAACCAAAAAAGTCACAGAGTCATAAAAAGTGTCTCGTTACATGGTtcaaaaggattttttttatggGACAACAGAACTGTTGGAAGCTAAAGGCTGCTCCAGCACCAGGAACACCGAGAAGAGCTTCAAGGCAAAATTTCTCCTGCAGTATTAATCATCATGGTCTTTTTTTCCTGCACTCCACTCCCACTCAGATTCCTCGCACACATCTACAGTGTCAGTGGAGTCATCAATGTGCTTATCTACATGATGCGATTGCGCTAGAATAAAATCCTTCTGCACAGCACTGAATGCTGCGGCTAGAAAAGCTGCATCAAGCATGCACACAACTTTGCTTATAGTGTGGCTTGTCTGAAAACACCTCCAGTGGATTTCCTTCAGTTTTTATACATGTTACTATCTtataaatttacttttaaatagatgaaatcacattttctacttttcatAAGCCTTATTGACAAAGCAAAGAGACACTTCCAAAAATGTTTTAGCTATTTAATGAAAATCTAAAACCGGAATCTTTCATTAACAGAAGACCATTAAATCAATACTCTTTGGCTGCAATCACCGCTTTAAGTCTTCTTGGGTAAGTCTCTACAAGCTTTGCACACCTGGATTTGAGCAGTTTATCTCTCATTCTTTCTGGCAGATCGTCTCAAGCTCTGTCAGATTGGATGCGAAGAGTCTCTGAGCTGCCATAATCAGGTCCCTCCTCAGATGTTCTGTGGGGCTTAAGCCTTTGGCACTGTTGTTCAAGGACAGTCGGAGATTTGTCCCCAAGCCACTCCAGCTCTGTCTTGTATGTAAGCGTCACGATGTTTTGGTTCTAAAATGTGAACCATTGCACAGATCTGAGGTTGTGTGCACTTTGGAGCAGGTTTCCCACATGGACTTGTTACGGTTAGTCAATAttcgtctgtttgtttatatttagcaggattacacgtAAACTACTAGGCGATCTTCCGTGAAATTTTGTGGAAGGGTTTGTGCATGactgaagaaagaaccaattcAATTTGGAGCAAATCTCGATAAAAAGGCAGATtcaggaatttgtttttcactttaatgTGCTCTCCCAGCCCTTCTAGTTTCTATTTTGCTTCATTAATCTTGCCCTCAGTTTACCTGTCCCTGCCAACAAGAAGCCCCCCACAGCATAATGCttccaccaccatgtttcactgcagGGATGGTATTAGCCAGCACATAAACAGTGCCAAATGTTTTCAGACAGTGCTTTTGAGTTCTgcatgtcatgtcatgtcatgtcatggtggttccaaacttctACTAATTTGATTATTGGGGTCACTGAGCTGGTCAAAGCTTAAGGGATGGTTTTATACCCTCACCCTGACCTGTGCCTTACCACAATTCTATAACAGAGGTCTGCAGAGAGTTTCTTTGACTTCATTGCTTGATTTTTGGTGCTTTTCTAAACTGTCCAATGCATTTGATTTGCCATAGGCGGACTCAAGTTTAGGGCACATCTTAAGGAGAATTATTATTGCATATGACCACATATTGAAGTGCCCCAGCAAATTGTCTATTTTTGTAAATAAGAAATCAATATCTGcactttcaaaaatatttaggactgaaaaatataatgtttatggCAAATTAATTATAGTACAGGTAACTTGGGTTAAAGTATGTTTAGGGTGTTATTTTAGTGTAGTTATATACtatatcattttatatattgGCAGCAAATGTTTTGGTCTTTAAAGAGCATGACTGAGATGAGGACCAGTCACTTATCGATTCCCTGTGCCATCTTTATGACTACACTGTGGCTGTAATGAGAGAAGTTAATGACTGGCTACATAAGACATCCCTGAGGTTGTCAGCTGTGAGAATccattgttggtttgtttgatacTTCAATAATCTGATGATTAAACCTAACTCGTTCTATCTCTTTTTAGACTTTAAAATGAAGATACCAACATTATTAGCCTAATGAGTGGTCAACTTCCTTCAGCCTACATATTCAAATCCTTTAAGTCAACTCATTTAATTTCATCTCATTTGCATTTGTCCCAAGAGATTCATCTTAATTATCTTCAGCCAATGTGGCTTTGACTGTTATCAATATCTCATTACTCTTTATGAGAAAATACACTGTCAACAGAAACCATTTCTAATGTACATACTGGCAATGGCTTCATATGTCACATGGTATGGAGactgtgttttctcagtttttaatataattagTTTTGTGAAGTGGAGCTAAAAGGGCAACCTGTACAGAGTGTAACCCCTTTAaaagaaagcagaggaaacagctccactttaaaaaaaaaaggagctgtCAACATACTTCGCGTGTGCCTTCCCGTCtcagctgattttttttcttgagtcATGAGATACTTGTTACAACAGCATGTGCACATACTTTGCTATAATAAAATTAACTCTAAAGCTAATGTCATCAATGGAGAAGCCAAAACAGCAAAgtaagaggaaaacaacaattgtTTAGAATGCACAATTTGGCCAATGAGCTCAATTTGTCTTTTAATACTGTACATAAAGAATAATGCCGAGTTAGTAGCTGACAGGATAAAAGTAGATTTGACAAAAACCTGTTCTTTAAGAAGACCTGGGACACAACAGCTTCTCATTAGGTTGCTGACCTATTCTTTCCACTTCCAATATGTGATTCTAGGTAGTTGTTTAATTGATTTGTCAGTCAACATAAAAATAATCCAAAACTATTTTGTTAATCGATTTATCATTAAAATGACTTTAAGACTTAAAATGGCTAATCGTACACagatctgctgctttttttgtCATATGTGGCaatacatttaataattcaGCATGATTACTGATCCAACACCCAATAAATGGAACCATCTTATGTACAGTATGAGCTTTATTTATGACCAAAGCAATGCAGTGCATGGTACCACTATGGATTAAAATACTGTAGATGTCAGAAGTAAAAATGTCTGTAGTGAAAcactgtttcactttctttaacatggagAGTCAGAGTGTTTTGTGATCTCCAGGTCTAGTTAACATCTGAAATGACCCGCAGacaggtgacaaattaaaggaaaaaccaGCATGAAGTGTCTTAGTAAGGTTTTGGACCATCACATGCTACCAGCTCGAGTGCACCCTGAAATAGATTCTCTGGATTCTACTGGAGGCACAAACACCGTTCTGAAAGATATTCTTTCATGAGATTTGGTATCGGTGATGAATTAGGTTGGGATCTGGTGACTGCACAAGATACAGCAcgtaatttatattttcatacagCAGTCTGTGCTAAAACTTTAGCCTTAAACGTATTGCTTCTTCTCAATAATCTACTGAACAACATGCAAGATGAatgataaatgttgttttttgatAACGGAATACGGATGCTCTTCGTGTTGATACTTCCAGGCTCTTGACCACTGGGGCACAGACAAGCTGTGTTTTAACTGCCAACAGTGAGGAGACAAGACAATGACTCAGCATGACAACAATCCTGGGGGCAAAGCTGTattgtgttgtgatggtgaATGTGTGAGAGTGGATTAAGTCAACCCTGGCCTCACACAGGACGACTGAGCAAACAGGCTAATAAACTGGCTGAAATCCAAGTGGAAGCCGGATCTACTTTTACTAGCTAGTTAAAAATGTGCCTGTCCGTGCGAACAGATCGCTCACTGGTTTCTTAAGTATCTCCATAAAACGTTGCGCTTGACACTGGACTTGAATTGGTCCTGAGCAATACATCTGAACTGACATAATTCAGTTCCACCTTTCTTAAAACactggtttgtgtgtgctgTAAATTGTCTGGGTGTAGCGTCTGCCTTTTTCTTCACATAAAGTAACATGTAGAAAAGCAATGTCTGaagttccctctctctctctctctctctctctctctctctctctctctctctctctctctctctctctctctctctctctctctctctctctctctctctctctctctctctctctctctctctctctctctctctctctctctctctctcacttcaaGGGCAATTTAGGTCACAGTACCTTTCCCATCATGTAAAATTACGTTCTTCATTTTACAGGGTTTGTAAAGTTTCCTACTCCTTTATATATGGGcaacattttcatacattcaGTAAAGGATCATTAAGCTGTCACAGATAATCACATGTGCAATATTTCTTACCTTCAGCGAGTCAAAGCAGGCGATAACTCGACCATTTTCAACTTGGCAGCTCTTCGGCGGGTGAGCAAATTTGCATTCGTCATCCCTACGAGAACAGTTTCCCCGCTGAAACTGCCGACACACCTCCAGAGTTagccattttgtgtctcttaCTGAAGAGAGGTTCAACGCCATGTCCAAAGGTTTTACTAGTGCATTAAATTTTAAAAGTCAATCTTGTTGTTGTGCGCCTCATGCACTGAAAGCTGTAGGTTGACCGTATGAACAAAGTCCTGTTTTAAGACAACCTGGTGAGTCCTCCATCAGCTGGAACAGAAAGATGAGATAGCCGAGAAATCACCCATCAATGGGAAATAATGgtagttgtgttttcttttttttatgtcaacTTCAAGTGTGTATTGcccataaatatcagtcaagTGAGTGAAATTGAATGTAGACTTGTTCCTTTAGTCATTCTCAGGTCATAATTCACAATTATGGCTCTATTTTAGCTAAATATCAGGTGCTAAAACTGTGCAAAGTGGTGGTGAAGTGCTTGCAGCTGAGGTATCCTGTGCTGGTGCTTGAGTCTGGTCTTAAAAACAGCATAGACACAGACCAATGTACACAGATCAACTTCAAGTTGGGGATATCTTCTCAAAGGCACTTTCTATTGGTGatctgaaagacaaaaacatacatattaCAAAGATTGTACCAAAATCAACAGTATCATTTAAGTATTATTATTCTGCTGTTGGACTTTTCATTCTTTAACACATGTGACTGTGGAATTAGTCAAGTTATACGTAGTCATTTCAGACTCTCAAGAGACAAACGCATAACCACTTAGAGAGCAACAGTAATAAAGCTATAGTAGTTTTATTCAGCCTGTCCCTGGAAATTATAATTTCCTTTATAAAATCAGTAATTTACCAAGTCACTGGACTTAAGTTGCAACAAATCATCTAACATCTCATTAAAGAAATTCTTCTCTACTTCAAAATAGCAGTTGTGCTGTACTGCCACTAGCAAGTATCATACTGTTTTTTAAGaggcaaagaagaagtgatttctggtgGTGTCGcgttagccagagctagctaaTGTCAGCCAATATGTCATGCTAATTAAAAGgaagtaattgttgtgtattcctagatttatttattttgtgttactTTTATCACTGAAACTAGAAAGTAAAAGAAGGTCAAAGCATTTAACTTGAGCCAGGACATACAACAATGATATTattcatcacttccatacagggtaAGTAGCATATAGCTGTTAAAATAcaagttattttctttaaatgcatCATTATCAGATCGATAATTTGTATTAGCTGATACAAAAAGTCCAGAATCGGTATCGCGCAGGGAAAAATGGTATCAGAACAACTCTACTGATAATTATGAATTGTGTAAAAATAGTGCTGGTTGCAGCCTAACAATAAATTTAACACTAGTTTGAATCAGCACAAAAAATAATAGTATTTTTCCAAGCCTTGCTTCAATAAAAATGCCtgacacaaacaaagcaactgTGCTGCTGGTTGGGGAGGTGTGGCTGGGGGGGTGTCATGGTaatcaattaaatcaataaGAGGAAATTAACATTTCCACAGCTCAAATCCATAGAACAATTAGATGTGGGTTATGCTAACAACATTGGTTGATCAGTATTCACTAAAATAGAATGCCAGGCAAAACTATATTCAATcttaatattttattctattaattaTGTACTTCCTCTCACCACTGTCTATTCTCAAATACACTGCGACCCTCAGTTTGCAAACAGCATGACATGAACACTTGGTGCTAAAGTGCTacggtaacacacacatgtaggtTGTGTGAAGCACAGCCAAGCTTAAACACACAGTGTTGGGAGTTGAACACAGGACAGGACACTCAGACATGTATACTAAGtgggaaaacacacaggaagttgcTGAGCAGGCAGAAAAGGTAGTAAACCCATGAGCTGGataaacctctgtgtgtgtgtgtgtgtctgtgagctgaAATGTGTCTCAAATGAGAGCAATAAGCAAAGCCTACGAATGTACAAGAAGTCAAAAGGCACAGATTTAGAATAAACTCTGCTTTTGTTGACCCAGATCGCCCACTGTAGCAGCCTCAGAGCCTTGCTGCATGCTATCCCGTGGCATTACTGCAGCAAATTCCTTTAGGCGCAAGCAAGGAAACGGAGCAGGAAAACCTACCTCTCCCACGACATGCAGCACTAAAGAAGTTCTGTTCCACACCGAGGATCTACGACAGAGCTACAACTTTAAAGGAAGCTCGTTTGGGAAGATGTTGACAGCAAGAACAGCCTGTATCCTCCTATCTGTCCCGAGGATTCAGTTCGCAAAGATCTTCTCTTCACAACAGTGAAAAACAGTCTGTCCAACTGTGGCTGAAACATTTCCAGCCACCCCCCTTCCTGCCTGGGTGCCGGCCTCCGGGAGGACCCTCCCTGTCAGAAACTGGCCAATAGAAAACCAGAGGCTGTTGTACTCAGTGAATGCTGGCTGCACTGCTTGGAGAAAGTCATGGCTGGTGTCAGTGAAGAGAAATGTGTAGTAAAATGGAGAAATATGTTGTAGTAACATGTAGTACAATTTTCTAAATTCAGCTCAGACGATAGCCTCCTGTTGCAGAGCTTAGTTTATGTTGCTTGAGGTGGAAAAGATTTACTAGTACTAGAAATATAGTTGAAAGcagtttatttcattatattgaCAGATGCACATGCTTAAGACTTTAAAAGGACGATAGGGGATGTGGAAAGGAAAATTTTAATTTTGCATGACCGGTAATAGATACAATATCCACAAAACATTATTGTTGTATTCTATATGTTTCTGATATAAAACTAATTTAGTACTTTGATTATTTAGTACAAAATTAAGATActtactttacttgagtattttctTTCAATATTTCTACTCTTTACTCCACGACATTTATCTAATAGCTACTAGTTACTTTACTTTTGCATTAAAACCAGATAAAGACTAAATATGAAGCTTGATTACAGATACAACTACCCAACAGTACATACAAATacaggaacatttttaaaaataaactaatttagTACTCTAATTATTTAGTACAAATTTAAGGTACTTtcactttacttgagtatttttctttcaataccactttatatttctactcAGATAAAACTACCCAACAGtacatacaaataaagaaagaatgaagtcttctgacagaaaataataaataaaaacaataaatataaattgacAAATGccttgatgacatttttaaataacttttcacCAACCAGATAATGAATCTAGAAGATAATCCACAGCGTGCATAACCATTACTTTGTAATTACACATAAACTAACTGGGTATAAATCCCCACCTGAATCCATGGCAACAGTAAAATGCCTCATTTAATGATAGagtaacaataaaataatgacattaaaatgtaaaagtcccaggagacttttattttcttgagtacttttacttctgacacagtacttttacttgtaatggagCCTCTTCCCAGACCAGCACGAGATCTTCTCTGTAGGCACATCATGAATACTTGCTGCACCAATGCTAATGAACTACGACAGTGTGTGTACCTGGCACTTTAGCTTGATGGTAGCTGGTACAGTCGCTCGGGTTTTCAGTCCCTTATTTCGCCTTCTCATCGCCGGGCTACCTCGGCTAGGCTAACCCACGACCACGCAGCTAGCTAGCGCGGCCGGACGCACGCAGCTGTCACGGGCTAACATCTGACCGTACGCGAACGGTAACGTTTATTAGCCCGTGTTAGCATGACTGTTAGCCGAGGAGTGCACCTGCTTACCTCATCATCCCGGAGGAGACGGCGatcacgcagcagcagcagcagctcgggcAGGGACgacgcggcggcggcggcggcaccGCACTGGAGCTGCGGACAACGGGGTGTCAAGTGTCCCCGGGAGAGATGGACTCAACCGCACTTTAGTTTCCACTCGTTCACAGATTTAACGCTGGTTGTTTCCTCCGGACTTTGTGTCACTGCACAGATTTAAGCAACAAGCTTCTGACAGCTTACTGTACCTCCGTCAGTCGGATGCGACGAGGGGGTGCACCTGGGTCGACCGAGCACCGTAAGACTGTCAATAATCAGAAACACCACAATTATACTAACATTTATTGATTATCACTCAAATATTAGACTGATTAAATAGAGATGAACGTCCCAGTGACTAAAAAACGAGGTTTTATAATGGTATCTCCTAACGCCCCACCCCCCTCCGACAGACGCAAAGTGGTACGATCCACACGAATGCCAGTAGGCTAAGAGGGCAAGGGTTTGCTTGTTACCAAGGGAACAGCAATAAAAGCGTGTGAGATTTTCTGGATTATTTTAATGACAACACGctttcacacacaaatgtaaacatCGGATGAGATAAatcaaatgtgttaaaatagATTCGACACAGATAAGTCCATTTTCAGCCCAGGCATTTGCAGTATAGATGAGGAAATATGCCACATATATGGCATAAAAATGCAACTGTCTGTATGAGAAATAATGATCGTGGAATAATTTGTGAGGGTAAAAACGTTTGATGTGTGTGATATAAGAATCGAACAGACTAACGATGGCCGAGTGTCATCGCTGCTCAAGGTCAAGTAAGAGGGATGCTGCTAACCCAGGTAACGTcaggcagaggacagagaggaaaggagagggaggaggaaaaaagagggatATGTTTAATAACATTCAtctgaatataaagatgaaaaataacacaatgtcAAAGTGCCTTACATTACAGAGTATCCTGCGTCAGTTGCATGGCTAGCAGTTTTTTTCCATGTCCTTTATTTGCCCTAATGGATAATCTTTTCCCTGTGGCAACATAATATCCCAATTCCATCTTGTTaaacaagtttaatttaatgtaaattaatttGACATCTTATTATATTCTATTTTGGATAACAACATTATACATCCATGTATCAATGTATGGTTTGGTGTTAAAGCTGTCTGATTTTAGGAAATAACTTTGTGTATaagcttgtttgtgtttaaaagtgctatataaatacacttaCCACTGtcatattatattgtattattattattttgtgcaaaATTGGTACAGGGAGAGCATTTACATACATATAACATCAAAACCACACAtcaaagcagagaaaaggaTAAGAAGCCTGTCAATGAattctgttgttgtgatggtCATACTCCACCTAAATAGCAAACAAACCTCATACAAAGATTTCTTTGTGCTGAGGATGGTGGCAGCAGCTCTTTCTAGCTCCAGCAGAGAAAAGTGAAAGCttccacacacattcaaaaacgTGAATACTTTGGATGTTTATTCAGCAGGAAATGTGCAGTACATTAGTCATTTAGTTGAGTAATTTAGTAAATAAACAACGTTGTGACCGTTGTGTTCAGCAACTGgcaaataatcaaaaatatcgatgaagtttaaaaaaaataaacaaaacacacacacgtgcacacacacacacacacacacacagttttgacTAATTGATTCAGTGCCTCTTCTAAGTTTCTCGTGGTTTCTTCCAACAACAGACGAGATTCATCTGACCTGTCAGACCGGAGACGTGGCATCGAGGGCCACATGGAAAGGTCACCATTT
Proteins encoded in this window:
- the LOC118119658 gene encoding muscleblind-like protein 2a isoform X4, producing the protein MALNLSSVRDTKWLTLEVCRQFQRGNCSRRDDECKFAHPPKSCQVENGRVIACFDSLKGRCSRENCKYLHPPSHLKTQLEINGRNNLIQQKTAAAVLAQQMQLVMPGPSLQPVGLGTNSGLGYGSYMTPLSHGMSLVPSDILQNTSVLVPGSQPLTVHSSSSSSSSSPSQKLQRSDKLEVCREFQRGNCARGETDCRFAHPSDSPMIDTTDNTVTVCMDYIKSRCSREKCKYFHPPAHLQAKIKSSQQQQVSQSAVAAQAAAAAAAAFPHSILQSLPKRQALEKSGWVSSLLSPSFLHYHQALANAQMQQMQQPTTAFYPTGSVFCMAPHNSMDHPQVTTRNRSQCHVAAVKGPKQPICKYSVNATHHTQQAAC
- the LOC118119658 gene encoding muscleblind-like protein 2a isoform X3; amino-acid sequence: MALNLSSVRDTKWLTLEVCRQFQRGNCSRRDDECKFAHPPKSCQVENGRVIACFDSLKGRCSRENCKYLHPPSHLKTQLEINGRNNLIQQKTAAAVLAQQMQLVMPGPSLQPVGLGTNSGLGYGSYMTPLSHGMSLVPSDILQNTSVLVPGSQPLTVHSSSSSSSSSPSQKLQRSDKLEVCREFQRGNCARGETDCRFAHPSDSPMIDTTDNTVTVCMDYIKSRCSREKCKYFHPPAHLQAKIKSSQQQQVSQSAVAAQAAAAAAATQSTAKAMKRPLEATVDLAFPHSILQSLPKRQALEKSGWVSSLLSPSFLHYHQALANAQMQQMQQPTTAFYPTDHPQVTTRNRSQCHVAAVKGPKQPICKYSVNATHHTQQAAC
- the LOC118119658 gene encoding muscleblind-like protein 2a isoform X1 — protein: MALNLSSVRDTKWLTLEVCRQFQRGNCSRRDDECKFAHPPKSCQVENGRVIACFDSLKGRCSRENCKYLHPPSHLKTQLEINGRNNLIQQKTAAAVLAQQMQLVMPGPSLQPVGLGTNSGLGYGSYMTPLSHGMSLVPSDILQNTSVLVPGSQPLTVHSSSSSSSSSPSQKLQRSDKLEVCREFQRGNCARGETDCRFAHPSDSPMIDTTDNTVTVCMDYIKSRCSREKCKYFHPPAHLQAKIKSSQQQQVSQSAVAAQAAAAAAATQSTAKAMKRPLEATVDLAFPHSILQSLPKRQALEKSGWVSSLLSPSFLHYHQALANAQMQQMQQPTTAFYPTGSVFCMAPHNSMDHPQVTTRNRSQCHVAAVKGPKQPICKYSVNATHHTQQAAC
- the LOC118119658 gene encoding muscleblind-like protein 2a isoform X2, which produces MALNLSSVRDTKWLTLEVCRQFQRGNCSRRDDECKFAHPPKSCQVENGRVIACFDSLKGRCSRENCKYLHPPSHLKTQLEINGRNNLIQQKTAAAVLAQQMQLVMPGPSLQPVGLGTNSGLGYGSYMTPLSHGMSLVPSDILQNTSVLVPGSQPLTVHSSSSSSSSSPSQKLQRSDKLEVCREFQRGNCARGETDCRFAHPSDSPMIDTTDNTVTVCMDYIKSRCSREKCKYFHPPAHLQAKIKSSQQQQVSQSAVAAQAAAAAAATQSTAKAMKRPLEATVDLAFPHSILQSLPKRQALEKSGWVSSLLSPSFLHYHQALANAQMQQMQQPTTAFYPTGSVFCMAPHNSMVPMMYSATPATVSAATTPATSVPYAATATANQIILK
- the LOC118119658 gene encoding muscleblind-like protein 2a isoform X5, which gives rise to MALNLSSVRDTKWLTLEVCRQFQRGNCSRRDDECKFAHPPKSCQVENGRVIACFDSLKGRCSRENCKYLHPPSHLKTQLEINGRNNLIQQKTAAAVLAQQMQLVMPGPSLQPVGLGTNSGLGYGSYMTPLSHGMSLVPSDILQNTSVLVPGSQPLTVHSSSSSSSSSPSQKLQRSDKLEVCREFQRGNCARGETDCRFAHPSDSPMIDTTDNTVTVCMDYIKSRCSREKCKYFHPPAHLQAKIKSSQQQQVSQSAVAAQAAAAAAAAFPHSILQSLPKRQALEKSGWVSSLLSPSFLHYHQALANAQMQQMQQPTTAFYPTGSVFCMAPHNSMVPMMYSATPATVSAATTPATSVPYAATATANQIILK